Proteins encoded together in one Phalacrocorax aristotelis chromosome 7, bGulAri2.1, whole genome shotgun sequence window:
- the PIGB gene encoding GPI alpha-1,2-mannosyltransferase 3, which yields MVFKYPWRYRPRGARPSSPGAPPPLPDRGLRPSAPRGSGARERDFCGILNINNYGYLTWEWANGLRGYSYPLIFAIIYKALQLLAKDDVQLLIWVPRVVQAVLAAFADVKLYSLVRHLENAETAKCVCFCQLCSWFTWYSCTRTLTNTMETLLTMFALSYYPIKGSKTGSSCKYLALIAFAVVIRPTAIIPWIPLVFSHFLQEQRKADFILHNCIPVGLVTIGTSLIIDRVFFGEWVLVQLNFLKFNVLQNLGTFYGSQPWHWYFTQGLPVILGTHLPFFIHGCVLAPQRYRILLMAVIWTVLVYSMLSHKEFRFIYPVLPFCMVFCGQSLKHLKAWKKSAASFLLLSNLFPALYTGLIHQRGSLDVMSHIQQLCNSSYQSQAYVFIMMPCHSTPFYSHVHCPLKMRFLQCPPDLTGNESYIDEADVFYSNPLAWLNKEFYNDTLLPSHLIFFSVLEQEISPFLALRGYEKMATVFHTHVPQGRVGSHIYVYRKKTEINYT from the exons ATGGTCTTCAAATATCCTTGGCGGTACCGGCCTCGCGGGGCACGGCCCAGCTCCCCGGGCGCCCCACCGCCCCTGCCCGACCGGGGGCTACGGCCGAGCGCCCCAAGGGGCAGCGGCGCTCGGGAGAGAGACTTCTGTGGCA TccttaatattaataattatgGCTACCTGACTTGGGAGTGGGCCAACGGCTTAAGAGGCTATTCCTACCCACTGATCTTTGCGATCATCTACAAAGCGTTGCAGCTACTGGCCAAGGATGATGTCCAACTGCTG ATATGGGTCCCTAGAGTTGTACAGGCAGTCCTGGCTGCTTTTGCTGATGTGAAGCTTTACTCATTAGTGCGACACcttgaaaatgcagaaacagcaaagtgcGTG tgcttctgCCAGCTGTGTTCCTGGTTTACATGGTATTCCTGTACCAGAACCCTAACAAATACCATGGAAACTCTTCTTACCATGTTTGCTCTTTCCTACTATCCGATCAAAGGTTCCAAGACAGGGAGCAG TTGCAAATATTTAGCTTTGATAGCATTTGCAGTTGTTATTCGTCCCACTGCTATTATCCCATGGATACCTTTGGTCTTCAGTCATTTTTTGCAAGAACAGAGGAAAGCAGACTTTATCCTGCACAACTGCATTCCAGTTGG ATTGGTCACAATAGGAACCTCTTTAATAATTGACCGTGTGTTTTTTGGTGAG TGGGTACTGGTTCAGCTGAACTTCCTGAAATTCAACGTGCTACAGAATTTGGGAACATTTTACGGATCTCAACCTTGGCACTGGTACTTCACTCAGGGACTACCAGTCATCTTGGGTACCCATCTGCCTTTCTTTATTCATGGCTGTGTGCTGGCACCACAACGGTATCGCATCCTTCTAATGGCAGTGATTTGGACAGTGTTGGTATACAG CATGCTGAGCCATAAAGAATTCAGATTCATCTATCCAGTACTGCCATTTTGCATGGTCTTTTGCG GACAATCTTTGAAACACCTGAAAGCATGGAAGAAATCTGCAGCAAGTTTCCTTCTTCTATCAAACTTATTCCCAGCCCTGTATACAGGCTTGATTCACCAGCGAGGCTCTCTTGATGTTATGAGTCACatacagcagctctgcaatAGCTCTTACCAGTCACAAGCTTATGTCTTCATCATGATGCCATGCCACTCTACTCCATTTTACAG TCATGTTCACTGTCCTCTAAAAATGAGATTCCTTCAGTGTCCCCCAGACCTAACTGGAAATGAGAGCTATATTGATGAAGCAGATGTATTTTACTCTAATCCACTTGCCTGGCTTAATAAGGAGTTTTACAATGATACATTATTACCCAGTCACTTGATCTTCTTCAGTGTGCTAGAACAG GAAATATCACCATTTCTAGCTTTAAGGGGCTATGAGAAAATGGCTACTGTCTTTCATACTCATGTACCTCAAGGACGAGTTGGAAGCCACATCTAtgtctacaggaaaaaaactgaaattaattataCCTGA